From a single Candidatus Falkowbacteria bacterium genomic region:
- a CDS encoding type II/IV secretion system protein has translation MNKDKSVQSIEDLIRASKGKVSDDDNSATSKFAAKQADITKKDVEREAELAAAAYGLSYFNVFKFPISPEAIQLITEEESKRLGLVCFYYDGAKINAATNQPTNPEVMEKFKELMDEHHCRGVLYYVSANSMKYAFDFYEKLPKRIVQSRGLTIEESDLDKYSETFTSFTDLQKQINTGQVSEIIKVIMAAAVKSGTSDMHIEAEEVAIKVRFRLDGVLHEVASLESDLWKKIISRLKGLAKVKINIINRPQDGRISINTSKERIDIRVSFLPTAYGESVVMRFLRSSSVGLGFEELGIRASAFEQLKREVERPNGMIVTTGPTGSGKTTTLYAILKKLNDSETKIITVEDPIEYQLKGVNQSQTGPNYTFAQALRSIVRQDPDVIMVGEIRDLETAEVAIQAALTGHVVLSTIHTNDAAGAVPRFMSMGVKPFLLAPAINAVIGQRLVRRICQECKQEVVPSAEYLQRAKDLIEKLPAGEKSTIDMDNLKFYEGKGCDRCQGIGFKGRVGIYEIMTMNPEIEKMILSGNVSEYDMRDVAMRFGMVMMAQDGVIKALMGQTSLEEVFRVAE, from the coding sequence ATGAATAAGGACAAATCAGTACAATCGATCGAGGACCTGATCAGGGCCTCGAAGGGCAAGGTCAGTGATGATGACAATTCTGCCACATCGAAGTTCGCTGCCAAGCAGGCTGATATCACCAAGAAAGACGTCGAGCGCGAGGCCGAACTCGCCGCCGCCGCCTATGGTTTGTCATATTTCAACGTGTTCAAGTTTCCTATCAGCCCGGAAGCGATCCAGCTTATTACTGAAGAGGAGTCGAAGCGCCTGGGCTTGGTCTGCTTCTATTATGACGGCGCCAAGATTAATGCCGCGACCAACCAGCCGACCAATCCTGAAGTCATGGAAAAGTTCAAGGAGCTTATGGATGAGCACCACTGCCGGGGCGTATTATATTATGTCTCGGCTAACAGTATGAAGTACGCTTTCGATTTTTATGAGAAGCTGCCAAAGCGGATCGTGCAATCGCGCGGCCTGACGATCGAGGAGTCCGACCTGGACAAGTATAGCGAAACTTTCACCTCATTCACGGATTTGCAAAAACAAATCAATACAGGGCAGGTGTCGGAAATCATCAAAGTGATCATGGCTGCAGCCGTCAAATCCGGTACTTCGGACATGCACATCGAGGCTGAGGAAGTCGCCATCAAGGTCCGCTTCCGCCTTGACGGCGTGCTGCATGAGGTTGCCAGCCTGGAGTCCGATCTGTGGAAAAAAATAATTTCCCGCCTCAAGGGCTTGGCGAAGGTAAAGATAAATATCATCAACCGCCCTCAAGACGGGCGCATTTCTATAAATACCAGCAAAGAAAGGATCGATATCCGCGTTTCCTTTTTGCCGACCGCCTACGGCGAAAGCGTCGTCATGCGTTTCTTGCGCTCGAGTTCGGTCGGCCTGGGTTTTGAGGAGCTAGGTATAAGGGCTTCGGCTTTCGAGCAGCTCAAGCGTGAGGTTGAGCGGCCGAACGGTATGATCGTCACTACTGGACCGACCGGATCAGGTAAGACGACTACGCTGTACGCTATCCTGAAAAAGCTTAATGACTCCGAGACCAAAATTATTACAGTGGAAGACCCGATCGAATATCAGCTCAAGGGAGTCAACCAATCGCAGACCGGTCCGAATTATACTTTTGCTCAGGCTCTGCGTTCTATCGTCCGGCAAGACCCGGACGTGATCATGGTCGGTGAAATCCGCGATTTGGAAACGGCCGAGGTGGCCATTCAGGCCGCACTGACCGGCCACGTAGTGCTTTCTACTATCCATACCAACGATGCGGCTGGCGCCGTACCGCGCTTCATGTCCATGGGCGTAAAACCCTTCCTTTTGGCTCCAGCCATCAACGCGGTCATCGGCCAGCGCTTGGTGCGGCGCATCTGCCAGGAGTGCAAGCAGGAGGTCGTGCCTTCGGCCGAGTATCTCCAGCGAGCCAAAGATCTGATCGAGAAGCTTCCCGCTGGGGAAAAATCAACGATCGATATGGACAACCTCAAGTTCTATGAAGGCAAGGGCTGCGACCGCTGCCAAGGCATCGGTTTCAAGGGCCGAGTCGGTATTTATGAAATAATGACCATGAACCCAGAAATCGAGAAGATGATCCTGTCGGGCAATGTCAGCGAATATGATATGCGTGATGTGGCCATGCGCTTCGGTATGGTCATGATGGCTCAAGATGGCGTCATCAAAGCGTTGATGGGCCAGACCAGCCTGGAAGAAGTCTTCCGTGTAGCGGAATAG
- the mgtA gene encoding magnesium-translocating P-type ATPase: protein MAINDSDLKNIGLSSAEARKRLKEQGENAIAKKKQIGPLLVFISKFNNPLFLLMIVISTVSFAMGQRASAVIVMMMIFLAGVLDFVNTYKSQKVVEKLASTVTSKVTAIRDGAKAEIDSKQIVVGDVVFLSAGNVVPADCMIVDSDDFFVNQSSLTGESIPVEKVASGDEALTCNNVENHCLAFMGTSVVSGFAYCEVTQTGEKTQFGKIVQELNKAEPKTDFEINIMKFSLFVMKVIFYMVSFVIAVYLIKNSTNLTTGVILQAFSFALAITIGVTPDMLPMIITVCLSKGSQQMAKKNVIVKQLTSIENFGSMDILCTDKTGTLTQDHITLVKYIDYLGRDSAKALKLGHLTSHFHTGITNPLDNAINDYKDIDVSDYKKIDEIPYDFSRKRSSMVVETGGKRLLITKGAPEEILKICTKFELDGHISSGISEMEVIKKQFTDLSADGFRVLGLCYRELPSDKVTRYSKKIEEEMIFSGFLAFLDPPKESVRQTLVELEELGIQVKILTGDNDILSQKICRDIGLEIKGVLTGEQIRKMDDMVLSRKISETALFARITPDQKERIILLLKKQGKTVGFMGDGINDAPALKAADVGISVNNAVDIAKDTADIILMEKSLESLKDGVIEGRKTFHNTMKYVLMGLSSNFGNMFSMMGAVTFLPFLPMMPAQILFNNLIYDFAQFSLPTDSVDEDDLRKPAHWDLSFIRKYMTVFGLISSAFDFLTFYLLFFVYRLTEHQFQTGWFIESIATQVFVIYIIRTKKTPFFESRPSKALFLTTLSAVVFAWSIQFTPLGTLLEFDRLPMYIMVIIASYVLVYLGLVEVAKKIFYKLHNRRLAKAAA from the coding sequence ATGGCAATCAATGACAGCGATTTGAAAAACATCGGCCTTTCTTCGGCTGAAGCAAGAAAAAGGCTCAAAGAGCAGGGAGAAAATGCGATAGCCAAAAAGAAACAGATCGGCCCACTGCTGGTCTTTATCAGCAAATTCAACAATCCGCTTTTTTTGCTGATGATCGTCATTTCCACCGTCTCGTTCGCAATGGGGCAGCGTGCCAGCGCCGTCATTGTGATGATGATGATCTTCCTGGCCGGTGTCCTGGACTTCGTCAATACCTATAAATCGCAGAAAGTGGTCGAGAAGCTGGCTTCGACAGTCACCTCTAAGGTGACAGCCATCAGGGATGGCGCCAAGGCGGAAATCGATTCCAAGCAGATAGTCGTCGGCGATGTCGTCTTCCTATCTGCCGGCAACGTCGTTCCTGCCGACTGTATGATCGTCGATAGTGACGATTTTTTCGTGAACCAATCTTCTCTCACGGGCGAATCGATACCGGTGGAAAAGGTCGCTTCCGGCGATGAAGCCCTGACCTGCAACAATGTCGAAAATCACTGCCTCGCCTTTATGGGTACGAGCGTGGTTAGCGGCTTCGCCTACTGCGAAGTGACGCAGACCGGCGAAAAGACCCAGTTCGGCAAGATTGTCCAGGAACTGAACAAGGCCGAGCCGAAAACCGATTTCGAGATCAATATCATGAAATTCAGCCTGTTCGTAATGAAGGTGATTTTCTATATGGTCAGCTTCGTCATCGCGGTCTATCTGATAAAGAACTCGACCAACCTGACCACGGGAGTCATCCTCCAGGCCTTCAGCTTCGCATTGGCGATTACCATCGGCGTGACGCCCGATATGTTGCCGATGATCATCACCGTCTGCCTGAGCAAGGGATCGCAGCAGATGGCTAAAAAGAACGTTATCGTCAAGCAGCTTACTTCGATCGAGAATTTCGGCAGCATGGACATCTTGTGCACTGACAAGACGGGCACGTTGACCCAGGATCATATCACTTTGGTCAAATATATCGATTATCTAGGGCGCGATTCGGCTAAGGCTTTGAAGTTGGGACACTTGACCAGCCATTTTCACACCGGCATCACCAATCCGCTCGATAACGCAATTAATGACTATAAGGATATCGATGTTTCCGACTACAAGAAGATTGATGAGATCCCTTACGATTTTTCGCGCAAGCGCAGTTCGATGGTGGTGGAAACGGGCGGCAAGAGACTGCTGATTACCAAGGGGGCACCGGAAGAGATTTTGAAAATCTGCACCAAGTTCGAACTGGATGGGCACATCAGCAGCGGTATCTCCGAAATGGAAGTGATCAAGAAGCAGTTCACCGACCTGAGCGCTGATGGCTTCCGCGTTCTCGGATTATGTTATCGCGAGCTGCCGAGCGACAAGGTGACGCGCTACAGCAAGAAAATAGAAGAAGAGATGATTTTTTCGGGCTTTTTGGCCTTCCTCGATCCCCCCAAAGAAAGCGTCAGGCAGACCTTGGTGGAGCTGGAAGAGCTCGGCATCCAAGTTAAGATTTTGACTGGAGACAATGACATCCTGTCACAAAAGATATGTCGCGACATCGGCCTGGAGATAAAGGGCGTCCTGACTGGAGAGCAGATCAGGAAGATGGATGACATGGTTTTGAGCAGGAAGATCTCCGAGACTGCGCTTTTCGCTCGCATCACCCCGGACCAGAAGGAACGCATCATCCTGCTTCTGAAAAAACAAGGCAAGACCGTCGGCTTCATGGGTGATGGCATCAATGATGCACCGGCGCTCAAGGCCGCCGATGTCGGCATTTCGGTCAACAACGCCGTCGACATCGCCAAGGACACGGCCGATATCATCTTGATGGAGAAAAGCCTGGAGTCCTTGAAGGACGGCGTTATCGAAGGACGTAAGACTTTCCACAACACTATGAAATACGTATTGATGGGCCTGTCATCAAATTTCGGCAATATGTTCTCGATGATGGGCGCGGTGACCTTTTTGCCATTCCTGCCGATGATGCCCGCGCAGATACTCTTCAATAACCTCATTTACGATTTCGCCCAGTTTTCCTTGCCGACCGACTCAGTCGATGAGGATGACCTGCGCAAGCCGGCCCACTGGGACTTGTCTTTCATCCGCAAATACATGACCGTTTTCGGTCTGATCAGTTCGGCTTTCGATTTCCTGACATTCTATCTCCTTTTCTTCGTCTATCGCCTGACCGAGCACCAATTCCAGACCGGCTGGTTCATCGAATCGATAGCGACTCAGGTTTTCGTCATCTATATCATCCGGACCAAGAAGACACCTTTTTTTGAGAGCCGTCCGAGCAAGGCCTTGTTCCTAACCACTTTGTCCGCCGTCGTATTCGCCTGGAGCATCCAGTTCACTCCTCTGGGCACGTTGCTGGAATTCGACCGCCTGCCGATGTATATCATGGTCATCATCGCTAGCTACGTCCTTGTTTACCTGGGTTTAGTGGAAGTTGCCAAGAAGATTTTTTACAAGCTTCACAATCGGAGATTGGCCAAAGCGGCTGCATAG